The DNA region AAGGGGGgaaatgttgttaaaaacaactaagacattgattaatatatttgatGCATATTTTATGATGATTATTCTTGATGATTTGGATGaatcatttgacaaaatgtaatgtttattgcttgtttcataatttattttactgtattttatgatGCAGAGCATTTTGACCTCCTCACATGTCTGTTGACGTCTTGCTGTGGCTTTAGCTGAATGCAGAGtttcatatttcacaaaaactggCATCACACATTATGCATCATTACTAGGTAAACCTTTTTCACTGTGACTACTGTATTGCTAATTTTGAAACTACTTCCTGAGTGACAATATTAGAAACTACTGAAAATCCTCACAATAATTATCTGCCTAAATGGTTGGATCATGGCAAAAAGCTAAAAGGTTCTTGGGAGCTTCAATGGACACTTTTCTAAGTTCCTACTAGCTACTGTAGCATCTACtgtaatgctaatgctaatgctagcttgtAGGGAAGCAGGaacacaaaacatatttattctgCTATAAAATACTTCCATTGTGTACATCAATACCATAGTGTTATTGCTCTAGCTTATGacaaagtttaatatttcacaaatcTTGGCAGCTCATGACTCATTGCTGGTGAAACTTTACTTTTGTAGTAGTTTTAGTTGCTAATATAAACTACAGCCCCAGAAATCCTAATATTAGAAACTGCTGAATACAATATAAGTAAAATAGTTGTCAGAATTGGTGCCATCaaccaaagcaaaaataaatgaataaacaatcTCAACACAGttgaaataattacatttttaaaaaagcatgtaGGGCAAGGATGTTTAACTGTGTTGTGTCATTACACCGTAGTTCAAAGTTCTTCACAGATAATAGAGGAACAAAGGTAAACTAATTGCAACAAATTTATAGCAAATTTGATCAAATGCATTGATAAAATAGTTATTGTGCCTCATGGGGATGTTGCAGTAAACTATATCAGTGATTTACACTTATTTATGTTAGTGAATTATTGTTTCCGATCAATGGATACGGGGGTTGTTAATTCGTTGTTGCACATTTGGACACTTTCTAGCTCCAATTCAGTCAAATTATGGGCCCTCTGCTCTAAAAATCCGTTGTAAATGTAAATACCCTCTGTTGTTTCTATGTGTAATTGTGAAATACAGACTGCAGCCTCAGATATTTTCAAGTTACTAAGCAACAACAGTAGGCTGCCTCGCATAATGTGGTCTCCCCCATGAAAAGAAAACGAAAAAGGATGCACGATCTGTCAGCTGGGAGATCTGCAGAGTCGCAAATAGTCACACAATAAGAGGATGTaacaggcagaaaataaaagacgAATCCAGGAAATGAAGGGCTCTGAGAGACCGGTTCAAAACGACTGGGAGGGAATCCAACTGGCAGGATTTCCCGATGAATCAAGGGGAACAAATCACCTTCCACGTGTGGTGGGAGGATACTCACGGATAGGTGTGCCATTAAAGTACTCTATTAAGCTTTTATTATAACATAAAaccatgtatatatttttagaaagatGTAACAATTTGTTAGCGCAGTTTTTAAGTGGACGTCAATCGTTTGTGGAGGAGGAAAAAGTGACAAATGTCGCCATCTGCAGGCTGTTGGAATATTACAATTGATCCTatcgatctatctatctagtaTATTTTCAGTGTCAGTTTAAGTTCCCAAATAATCTATCCATTAAACATCATATGTATTTGATAATATGTTCCATCAAACCTAGCAAGCTGCACAGATCATCAGGTATTTGATATCTTATCagtgtttccagttttttgagTTTCCGTAACTCAGCGGACTGGTAATCATCAAAAAGGAGATTTATCATAATTCTCTCTAATACAGTTTCAAATGTGATTTACAGGCAGCAGAGCATAGACAATCCAGCTGTTAGGAACTGATAAAGCGTGGAGGGAATCAGTGAGAAATGTCATGCACAGTCTGTGAGGGAGAGATAATCTTAATTTGACTTTTACTGACATTAGCAGAACAGTGTTggtaataaatttaaatttaaaaaaaggtgtgGAATCTGATATAAAAAATTAAGGttatatgtacatatttttagAACCTGTTAAAGGCAAGATTATTTCTATCACctagtaagtaaaaaaaaaggatagcGTTTGAAAtttctcacattacaaccacaaacgtcaatgtATTTCACTGGGATTCTCCCTgatatgcaccactttgtgtcgGTCAAACTGTTAGGTGAACGGCAAGTGCGACTTTCTAAATgttgttcaaataaaattctgaaaggTGTAGCATGCATTTGTACATAGCCACCTTGTGCAATGCTAATCAACATTATTTTGCCATTCCTCTTTAAATCTGTGCGACAGAAAGCAGGGGAGAGAGATAATGCCGTACCTAAAAAACaagaggaataaaaatatttttaaacactaaaatgatAGTTGAATAGAATATTGTTGTAAATTAACAAATACGTTTTTCTATGAAAACCAGGCGATGCAGATTTAGATTAGCCTCTCAAAGTTGACCCACTGAATGaagatttatgaaaaacaaaaattaaaggcatgaaaagaacaaatttaaCCGATAAATGTTTATTAAGTATAAACAGAAGCTAACAGATGAGTATCTAAATATATAAAGTAGTTTAAATACAAACCCTGAAATTGATGAAAGAATGGTTTATTTATAAcacaataaaaagacaagaaaataaagcaaattttcCCAAAGATAAGTTTTAAAcatatatacaaaatattttctcaatacACATTTAAAAGCCTAATAAatgattatgatttttttatttaaaaaaataagcagtaGTTTGACTCTTAATGCGGTTTTGTTTATAGATAAGAcaacacacataaaaataaaaataaatctctccACTAAACTCACAATATACACTTCAACAGCAGATACCTCAACTTTAATCGCGAAGATATAAAATTCCCGGAACGTAAACGACGTAGAGCCGGTGTTCTAGCGGGTGGAGCTAAAAGGCTAGCTCTTTACGCCGCGGCCAGCAGCTCCTCGACGGAAACGCTCGTCACGTCGGAGAAAAACGTCCCCTCGTTGTCTCCGCCTCCGAACACCAGCAGAGTTCTTCCGGCGGAGACCGAGGAGTCCTCCGAGTAACCATGGTGATCGGGCGTTTCCATGGTGACGATGGAATGCCCCGCCCTCGGCAGGGAGAGCTGAGCTAGCTTCAGCTCGGTCCAACTGCTTGTGTCTGAGAGATGAGAACCGCACATCAGAACTGTGacaaaatgcttcttttttttacttatttttaaataaactagcCAGGCTACTTGCTATAGTGGATTAGGGTCATTTAAGATAGAAAAACAGGGAGTAAAATTTCCACCacaaaactcagacatttctgagctttaaaagtcaaaaatgtgctagaaaaaaactcaaattttgagattaatctcagaaattttctaagaaaaacacaagtttcacaaataaataattttcaccatttgaaactcagaaatttctctgttttttctagGAATGTTTTTCTGGCAAAGTTGATTGAAACTCTGaaattcttttgcttttttctagcaaatttctgagctcaatataaaaacaaattagatgtttttctcTGGCACACTTCAGACTTTTCCAATTCtgaaatgtccaagttttttctataaAACCCTCGGGGTGTAATCTCAACATAATCTTTTGGAGGAAATTTACTCATCCTCGCAATAGTTCGGCTTCTGGACTGTATGTTCTGAACAAAGGCTGGGATTTatgataaatttatttattttggcctGGTCATTCATATGACTAATTAAACCCAACCACAATGTTTCCGATTAGGGCtaaacgattaattggattaatcgtgattaatcaattactgaaatcatcatcaactaatttagtaattgattaattgctaattggagtatacagactgaaaaatcaacatattcagagctttaattaagccaaaattgtacaaaatatgtatacattttgcatttaggattaaaaaaaacaacctctgtCTAAAGATATACTTTAGCCAAAACTTCTCAAGTAGCATAGGTTTAGAAATtgaatgtctttattttcatcCTTGAATTTATATCTAGTATTGcataaaaaagacttaaatgataaaataaaaagtatgtaGAATGTGGTAATTTTttatcgtcagaataatcgcTAGTTGTAGACCTATATATGATTGAAAGCCCAGCTAGAGCTTCAAATTCAAGTATTTCAGTCAAGTAACTGTCTTTTAATCTGCTTCTCACCTATATCGAAAACGAAGGTGTCACTGAGGGCGTTGTTTCCGTTGTAGCCGCCGTGGATCAGGAATTTGGTTTCTGAGAGAACTGCACTGCCATGCCAGCTGCAACAGACACAGATGTTCATCTTCTTGACTTAAAATCCtcccaaaactttttttttctgcatgtttgtttaaactatcccaacaaaaacaacaataataagatttaaatttaacttttgtGTGTGTACCTTCGAGGAGACGGAGCTTTTCCTGACGTTTTCACAACAGAAAACTCCATTAGtccttaataaaaaaattaaaaaaaatgcagaatttttAGCTTGATATATATTCAGACCCAGTGAGATTCGGTTCTGTTGCCATGAGCCTCACCGAGGTCCAGCATGAACATGTCATTGTAGCAGACCGGAGTGTCCCATCCCCCAAACACATAGATGTACCGTTCCTGCATCACACAGGCCGAGTGGctggaaggaaacaaaacacagaagcagCTAAAGAGTCGAGTTTGAgactaaaacatgtttgaacgGATGTTTGGGTTGAGTTCTGATACCCTGATCGGGGAGAGGGTTTGTCTCCCGTGACGATGGGCTGGTACCAGATGGAGAGGTGGGGATTGAAGATGTACAAAGAGTCGCTGCAGCCGTCGGGCTCCGGGTTGGGCCGAGGAAACACGCCGCCCAGAACGAACAGCTCCCCACGGAACATGCTGCAGCTGTGGTAGGCCAGAGGGGGAACCTTTCCCTGGGCCTGGAAAACAAGATCCCAGTGAATTCTGGGTGTAGTGATCAACCCTGACCTTCGGCCTTCTATCAGCTGGGGgtacatttccaggattagaggactaatgtctcagcaagatctagagaaacttgTCCATATTATCTTtggtcgcattgattactgcagcagtgtctaaaaaaaaaaaaaaaaaaatcaatctttcagctgcagctgatccagaatgctgctgctggtgttctgactaaaactaggaagttagagcacatcactcagttctacagtccttccactggctccctagagaatagactttaaaatactgttgttagtttataaatcactgaaaggcttagcaccacaatacattaaagatctgctgctgttgtatcaaccttccagacctctcaggtcttctggttctggttctgctctgcatccccagaaccagaaccagaaccaaacgaggagaaacagcattcagcttctatgcaccacaaatctggaacaaacttccagaaaactacaaaacagctgaaacactgacttccttctAATCCAACCTAAAAATCCAgctgtttagagctgctttttatacataatcaatgaaacattaatcaacaatttGATGTGTGACaatggcaaaatgtaatgtttgaatTGGTGACTCAGTGGCAGGACTttgtatctttctttttttatgatgtaaagcactttgaaatgccctGTTGTGAAATGTAcgatacaaataaacttgacttagCAACTAAcccaataagcaataaatcaattaatcgcatgataaattaaaacaagctcaatctCTCTTACTACCAAAAATtagatgacaaaagtcttcagtctggtggtTTGGTTTCAGCTAAGCTTGAGACTTCAGTATCCATTTTATCTGTCGTTTCTGTTAAGAACTTTCAATGACTTTATACCGAAATCAAgaactttccaaaccttgaaagcACCTAATTGAGATTCAAGCATTTTCAGCTGCTAATTAGCTTTCcctaaataaaaaccttcaattaAATCCACCTGTGTGGAACCTAATGCCACTACATCCACTGTGGAGCTTAGTGGTGGCAGCGTAATGATGTGGGGATGCCACagttttcagacattttgaaaatgcaaatttgTGGTTGTGAGAAAACGTAGAAGTGTTAAAGTggtctgaatactttttgtGTGTATGCTTTACTCGCCTCCACCATGGTCCACCTCCAGCTCTGCGTGTCCAGGATGTGGACGTCGTTGAACCACTTCTTGTTCTTGGAGCCTCCGAACACAAAGATCCGTTTGGAGTCGGGGTCAAAGATGGCCGAGTGGCCGATTCGGGCCTCGGGGGTGGGGCCCTCCGCCAGAGTCTCCGCAGCCACCCAGGACAAATCCTCTGTTGCATGGAGAGACAGTTTTAATACCCGTCGAAAACATTCGGACTCAAAGAGGCATTTCCAAACGCAGGGCAGCGTGGAGCGAACCTGTGCAGAGTTTCCACATCGGGTCTTTGCAGAACTGCATCCTGGCTCCCTGACCGCCAATTAAAATGGCCGTCTGAGCGTCGATGGGACATAAAGTCTGACCCCAGCGTCCCGACGGGCCGACCAGAGAGGCTGTGGGCGGAGGAAGAACTCATAATGAAGTGTGATATACAGAgttggtagtaactagttacatttacttgagtagctttttttaaaattacttttaggattATTGCTAGTACGCTGtagttttttactttacttgagtaatttcattatAACGTACTGCAACTcttaagtaaaatttctggattctctaaatgaagaacaaacatgttttaaccaaaaattcaccagcacctgcagtttctgttaaagctTCATAAGTTTCACATCGAAGGAAAActatttggaaacattttcttttgcctgattgtTATTTCTTGCTATGTCACCTGATTATGTCATCATCTACAATAAGAGCTATaattataaaaagttttaaacccCTGGAGCTGAAACTAACGTTGGCAGCTCACAGCTAATGCTCATTGTTTAGTATGGTGGAGggtctgtgatgctgtgggtctgtttctctttcaaaGGAACCTTATTAAAGTATGAAATACcagattttacataaaaatcttCTGGTCTCAACCTTCGCTCATGTACATCTTatgtgttgtgtaaataaacgcACATGTCTGTGTGGGAGTCTTGGTCTGCCGACTCTTCATCCTGGCTGCGTTCTGAGGAGGCGTCACTCCTGGTTCATTAGCTGGAAAAGACGacaaagagaagcagaaagGAGAGACAAGCCTGACTTTACACCTTCGTATCGAGCAACCCAAACATCTAATGACTGCGTTCTACTGTACTATCCTAAAAATCTTCCTCCTAGATGTAAATAACGATGAGAAAACTCTTCCTTCCTCACCTGCTGCCTTCACCTCGGAGGCGTCTGCTCCGGTACCAAACAGTTTCTGACTTTTGACTTGACTTTTGCCTTTTCGAACAGGCGTCGCCTTCTCCTTAACTCCATTTggacaaatgttttcttctcctctcgTCTTTGACATCCTGTCGCCATCGTCTTCCTCGGCCGAtcgctctctctttctcttgcCGCTGAGCTCTCGGTCTGCGAGGGGAGCTGTCGGATTCTGATGCGACAGTGTTTATGAGACAAACTAAACATGACTACCAGGAAAGTAAAGAGTGCACACACCTGTGTTAAAATaccataattacatttttttttcctctccacctTCCTTAAAAGTTGAGTTGAaaaatttttaaactaaaatacttttattgacaACAACACACAGATAGCAGAATGAAggtttaaactgaatttaaaaaatgaaaaatcgcACAAAATGAGATAATTTCAGGTTTGCTACTTGCTTCATGTTCCAAAATATTTGAGGCATTCCTTCTGGAGTTTTTAGTTCATATTGAAAAATATAGCAAGGCATAGATAAACCACCAAAAAGCTGATTTATGCATTATTTCAAGCTGATCTGCTCTGAGTGAATGATAAATAAACTACCTTTGGTGTGTATTCATTCACAGCTATGATCATCTCTGGTTGTGAGTTTGtctgaaaagaaatacaaacaaaagtttGGTTAGTCCGTCATAGATTAAAGACATCCTCCCCCTCTAAACGCTTGTGAAAGATTAAATGTGTGTTACTAGGTTTCCTCCCTCCAGAGAAACATTAAGTGTGACGACATCTGTCCAGGTTTCTTCTTCCCACTGCTCCCAGGAGAGACACCtaaatatgtgattttaataaaaaaatagaaaaggaaaaacacaaaacatgtggCATGAATTCATTCTTGTCCAGGTCAGgcaaacattacatttgaaaaGCTCTTAAATCTCTAACATGTAGAAAAGCTAACAATTTTAAACTGATATAAGCTGCTGTTGTGACATTAAACCATATCACAAATACTCTACATGTGTatcaaatttctgactttttagtttttgtttttaattgatctAGGAAAATCGAAACTAcccattaaaaacatattttccatttcttAGTAACAGAGCAAATGTACAAAGTGTACCTACTTGTTATAAGGGGTCAGTTTTCCAATAGTGATGGGAATCTGATCAGCGTTGATGAGCTCCGCGTTGAGGCAGATCCTTTCCCCCCACGGTCCGCTGCTAAACAGCACCACCTGGCGGACAGATGGCGGAACTGCAGCAGACACTCTGCACGACCCCTCCGCTctgacaacaaaaagacaagtaaaataaatgcaaaaactgaGCTTTTACttcccaacaaaacaaaaaacagatttatgttttcccaacaaaaaaaagaaacctatGGGTACAAATAAGGAACAATAAAAACCCACAGTAACAGCCAGCTGTTAAATAACTCCCGTGGAAGATCTTTTCTTACCTCAACAGCCTTTGAGGCGGTCCGTTTACCCCAAAAACAGCATAAACTCCGAACTCATCCATCTTGAAATCCTCCCTCAATTCCTTTTTAACTTTagcacaatttaaaatgttaaaacacaaTGTAGTTTGGGCTTCTCCCGCCACTGCTGTGTCTACAGCTTCTAAACTCCGCGCTATTTCCAGCCCAATGCATGTGTTGCGCTTGGTTTGTTGTTAAGCGTATCCTTCCAGGAGGCGGCGGCGATGCCAAGCCCTATGTCAGCAAGTGATCCGCCCACCGCCACATATCCTTATCCTTATATCGAGCTCACTGCGGGTTGAGCTCCACACCCTGCTTCCGCGACCACGGGATATGTTCAAAAGCATTACAAAACTGTGTTTATTACAGTTTGCTGCTATTTTAAAAGTGGGAAATGAGACTGTAAGGAATGATCCTATTTAATTTTatcaccaattaaaaaaaagattaaattaaaatagtttgtaAATAAACTACCCTCTACCGAGTATGAAAGAATAACTGTTGCCGCAATACAAATCTGTGGgagttttaagttattttaaagaaacGTGTTCAATGGCTTGCCCCCAACAGTGACTATATGATGTCTCGATTTGCCttaatgtgttattttacaGAGTATCAGCGAGTGTGGTGCAAATATAAATGTCATTCACAATGTAATTCATGTTAGGGCTGTAAATTATAACCCTGCTCTTGAACGAAGCCCCAAACAAACGTAACGGTCGCAAAGCATTGTGGGATCGGATGCCGGTGAAAGCTTCTCGAAAGAACTGCGAAGATGATGGTGAGTGAGTTAGCATTGAAGCCCCGAAATCAAATCATAATCCGTGTCCATCCTTTAATTTATCAGCCGTCATTAACGTCGGAGGTGTTCTAATTAGATGTGACTGACAATTAGATGTGCTGCAAAGCTACTATTATATTGAAATTACTTAAATTAAGATGTTATTGTTAGCCCCGAAGGTGTTAGCATCCTGCAATCAATGGGCGTATGTGATGCGAATGGCGATGTCCGTTAGCTTGTTGCAAATAAACGGATTTATAAATATAACCGAACACAGTTTGTCTCACGTTTTGCAAGTTTTTCACATTGTGGAAAggttagttttattatttttgctttttttttgttctttttaaactttgcatCTAATTCTTTGATATAAGATGCTCTACGTAGGAGTTCCCCCTTTTGTCCGATTGCCTTTGTAAGGCATATTTAAGTTGCAAGTTTGACCAAATCAAATTATCAAAGGAACCAGCTGGTGTTTACATAGCTGTAAATGTTATGAACAGACAGGAAATCAGCTGCATCACATGAGCTAAACTCAACACCCTTCTTTCccagttttacttttatgttgTCAGTTATCTGATACTTGATTTTTCTGGCTTTTTTTCCTGCAGCCCACACCTGTTATCCTGCTGAAAGAGGGGACAGACTCATCCCAGGGCATTCCCCAGCTCATCAGTAACATCAATGCCTGCCAGGTGAGTGGAAGACTTCACCTGTTCTGTCCTATCCTTCATTATTTACGAAATGTAGCCTcttattgttgtttgtttataacAACGGTCCAGGTAGACATGGTTTGGTGGTCTTGAGTAAAAGTATTAATGCAtttacatacacacaaaaaatgacaaGAGCTATTAGTGGTTTTTGTTAGTAGCAATTATACCAACTGGCTAAAACAACTGAATCTCTGTATTGTTAAAGCTACTAAAGTGTTATAACATTTCAAACATCTGCTAGATTTCAAAGtagttttcacttctttttttcccgTTTATTTAAGTGATGAAAATATGTAAGAATCCTTTAAATTTGCCGGtcggcagtgtgcagcaaccTAAACCCCTTACCcccaaaaatgtctttttctcaTTAAACTAACTTTAAATTTTGGCAGATGAAGAGTTTTTACCACTTTAAAGACATAAAACCTTGACGTAACATGATGCTGAAAACTCCATAAATTGTTTCAATTTGGCATAAATTAAGTGATACATTCAGACAGTGTGTGGTTAATTCCGCTCTAAACATTGTTTCTGAAACATTGAATCAATAACTGATGTTGTTtcaccaacatttttaaatctacaatAATTTAGTTAAATCAAACAAGTTATCTGATAAAATATCCTGTCTACTGTCTGTGTAATGaca from Xiphophorus maculatus strain JP 163 A chromosome 14, X_maculatus-5.0-male, whole genome shotgun sequence includes:
- the LOC102221299 gene encoding tip elongation aberrant protein 1-like, which encodes MDEFGVYAVFGVNGPPQRLLRAEGSCRVSAAVPPSVRQVVLFSSGPWGERICLNAELINADQIPITIGKLTPYNKCLSWEQWEEETWTDVVTLNVSLEGGNLTNSQPEMIIAVNEYTPKNPTAPLADRELSGKRKRERSAEEDDGDRMSKTRGEENICPNGVKEKATPVRKGKSQVKSQKLFGTGADASEVKAAANEPGVTPPQNAARMKSRQTKTPTQTSSLVGPSGRWGQTLCPIDAQTAILIGGQGARMQFCKDPMWKLCTEDLSWVAAETLAEGPTPEARIGHSAIFDPDSKRIFVFGGSKNKKWFNDVHILDTQSWRWTMVEAQGKVPPLAYHSCSMFRGELFVLGGVFPRPNPEPDGCSDSLYIFNPHLSIWYQPIVTGDKPSPRSGHSACVMQERYIYVFGGWDTPVCYNDMFMLDLGLMEFSVVKTSGKAPSPRSWHGSAVLSETKFLIHGGYNGNNALSDTFVFDIDTSSWTELKLAQLSLPRAGHSIVTMETPDHHGYSEDSSVSAGRTLLVFGGGDNEGTFFSDVTSVSVEELLAAA